GATTGAAGATAATGATAATATTATCTCAGATACTTCAGGAACTATTCTTGTTGTCCCGTTTTTAATTACCGGTTCGGTTACAATTGGGTCGAGTTTTAATAATCCTCCGGAATTTGATGCGAGCAATCCTTTTAGTTCATATAATGGGACGGCCGGTTCACCGCTTCAATTTACGGTAACAGCAACGGATATAAACAACGATCTATTGCATCTTTGGGCTGAGAATGTGCCAAGCGGAGCCACTTTTGCGGGAGGCGATGGTAATGGTTCGGTTTCGGCGCCATTTTCATGGACTCCGACATCAAATGGCGCTTATACTGTTACTTTTAATGTAGATGATTCTTTTAATTCTACAGTTTCAAAGCAGGTTACTATTAATGTTGGCAGCGGCGGCAATCCAAATGCTCCGGTAATAACTTGCCAGACTAATCATGAAGCAACCGAGGGTGATCATCTCGAATTTACTGTTAGCGCAACTGATCCGCAGGGTGATAATATTACTCTTTCGGCCAATGGTCTTCCGGAAAATGCAGAATTTGAACCGGTTAGCGGCTCATCGCCTGTTATAGGCACATTTGTATTTGATCCGGATTTTAATCAAGGCGGCAATGTTTATTCCGTTACTTTTACTGCATCGGATGGCAGTAATAATTCTAGCAAATTGGTTTCCATTACTGTAGTAGAGGCGCCCAATGATATTCTTGAGGTTGCTGATGGTCAGGGCGCGCTGCCGGGTTCGGTGGGAAGAAGTCTTATTATCAATTTCAGAAATTCTGAACCCCGGTACGGTTTGCAGTTTGATCTTATTTATGATCCGGAGGTTTTGGATATCAATAACGTCTTGGCTGATTCGGCCAGGGTCTTTAATTTGTTTATGCAGGCAAGGCTTTTAGAAGACGGATATTATAGAATTTTAATTTTTACTACTAATCCGGAAGAGGAATTCATACCCATGGGTTCGGGCAGAATTGTTGAATTTGAAGTTGATGTTGACAATTATGCGCTGCCCGGGTTATCGGTGGTTACATTTGATTCCGCTTTTTCCGTAATTGATTATTATGGTTCTCAGCAGGATATAATCTATTCTTCGGATGAAGGTTTTGGTATCGATATACTTGGTGATGCCAACCTTGATGGAATAATTTCTATCGGAGATTGCGTGGCAATCATTTCCGATATTCTTGAGATAATTGAATTTGATATCAGGAAAGCTGATGCGGCAGATTATAATCGCGAAAATGGGGTTACT
The nucleotide sequence above comes from Candidatus Zixiibacteriota bacterium. Encoded proteins:
- a CDS encoding T9SS type A sorting domain-containing protein, producing MDTLKIMSTSGEQGDIVELDVELYNHSIDVRSFALFMAYDPNVMTAIGIETAERTAYLGESPNVWAAVWDPDVANIDPGQLRLIAFDGYGEEVLWIPRGRGPICTIRLQIHSGAPDVVSSVFFLEIEDNDNIISDTSGTILVVPFLITGSVTIGSSFNNPPEFDASNPFSSYNGTAGSPLQFTVTATDINNDLLHLWAENVPSGATFAGGDGNGSVSAPFSWTPTSNGAYTVTFNVDDSFNSTVSKQVTINVGSGGNPNAPVITCQTNHEATEGDHLEFTVSATDPQGDNITLSANGLPENAEFEPVSGSSPVIGTFVFDPDFNQGGNVYSVTFTASDGSNNSSKLVSITVVEAPNDILEVADGQGALPGSVGRSLIINFRNSEPRYGLQFDLIYDPEVLDINNVLADSARVFNLFMQARLLEDGYYRILIFTTNPEEEFIPMGSGRIVEFEVDVDNYALPGLSVVTFDSAFSVIDYYGSQQDIIYSSDEGFGIDILGDANLDGIISIGDCVAIISDILEIIEFDIRKADAADYNRENGVTIADLMEIVNRIFRITPPPPGAYDLAGNVEILRDGIFPGFRGEAPIWLSLDTEAAGVQFTIEYDPSEVIINDVIAGDMVSNLQFDFNDTGEEIKVVVYNFDRSEFGPAVGELAKLDIEFIGENTNPNRAIRLTDFEIVDVNAYCLNVEVLGELPESFILYQNYPNPFNANTVISFEMPYNSNVSIDIFNILGQEVKELYTGQLEAGPHQVIWDGTNSNNQTVTSGIYFYRFQTDVFNKTKKMLLVK